The following proteins are co-located in the Silene latifolia isolate original U9 population chromosome 1, ASM4854445v1, whole genome shotgun sequence genome:
- the LOC141606473 gene encoding uncharacterized protein LOC141606473 isoform X1: MGIKGKIAHYRETLDKTLASDNLADGNKLQTLVKDQILRSSVGKTRDYNDNVLEKRTAEVSTFLEMLRSVSNVHGTPDNPHQATWKLKQDTEEFRVMYREGPVGSPFHSLLVEGYIDAPLDVCLCVSWETALYPRWFPDMLIPTFKVVAAKSLQKVMVGEEISLVRVKLSWPMSSREAILHYFEFEYLEDGLVVVLINTISDVDNIHVETHGFTNDGIPEIENTVRIDLVGGFALQRVTESRSYFRTIANMDIKLDFVPPSLINFISRQVIGSGFRFYQKTVASVSKGDEAFAKVLSGPLYSRIREALSSSTETKNLEISNGKRKADLQDPSQEDHGEFLGTRRAGKSIDECEPSNNEYLGEECRATNVATHKKLLGDMFLVREETNLSNGVVNGNFLQHKPATEIEEEDIGRGEIGLKDKNNDYFEKLGCNSADQLQLVNLHKKVPISPQVEKALGTLDKMINVVREGRLGSRDSVQPVPRVEAGEAKSSTIRINAEGTFKEGITMQQSVSTTAHVSTNGVVPNGLRSMDQDLHARGANPGVTFTSPVENPPIGSWSRNAVSAGNSPVVDSSVNLEVDSIHENNKKNGQPRKWKLCCLHIVSGRIVLS, from the exons ATGGGTATAAAGGGGAAAATTGCTCATTACAGGGAGACACTGGATAAGACTCTAGCTTCTGATAACCTTGCTGATGGAAATAAACTTCAGACTCTAGTCAAAGATCAAATTTTACGATCGTCAGTAGGAAAAACTAGAG ATTATAATGATAATGTGCTGGAGAAAAGGACAGCTGAAGTATCAACTTTTCTTGAGATGCTGAGGAGTGTTTCTAACGTACATGGTACACCAGATAATCCACATCAGGCCACTTGGAAA TTGAAACAGGACACTGAAGAATTCCGTGTTATGTATCGAGAGGGGCCTGTAGGCTCTCCTTTTCATTCATTACTTGTGGAAGGTTATATAGATGCTCCTCTGGATGTTT GTTTATGTGTCTCCTGGGAAACAGCTCTCTATCCACGATG GTTTCCTGATATGCTTATTCCAACTTTCAAAGTCGTAGCAGCCAAAAGTTTGCAGAAGGTCATGGTCGGTGAAGAAATATCTTTAGTGAG GGTGAAGCTTTCCTGGCCCATGTCCAGTAGAGAGGCCATTTTGCACTATTTTGAGTTTGAGTACTTGGAAGATGGTCTCGTTGTTGTCCTCATAAATACG ATTTCAGATGTAGACAACATTCATGTGGAAACCCATGGCTTTACGAATGACGGAATACCTGAAATAGAGAATACTGTCCGGATAGATTTAGTGGGAGGTTTTGCCCTGCAGAGAGTGACAGAAAGCAGGAGCTACTTTAG GACAATAGCCAACATGGACATAAAACTTGATtttgttcctccatcacttattaattttatatCAAGGCAAGTAATAGGCAGTGGTTTCAGGTTTTACCAGAAG ACGGTTGCATCTGTATCTAAGGGAGATGAAGCTTTTGCCAAGGTATTGAGTGGGCCCCTCTATAGTCGTATACGTGAAGCTTTATCATCAAGCACTGAAACAAAGAACCTTGAAATCAGCAATGGAAAGCGAAAGGCAGATTTACAAGATCCGTCACAAGAGGACCATGGAGAGTTTCTTGGCACTAGACGTGCTGGAAAATCTATAGATGAGTGTGAACCAAGCAATAATGAGTATCTGGGAGAAGAATGCCGCGCAACAAATGTTGCAACACATAAGAAGCTTCTAGGGGACATGTTTTTGGTTAGAGAAGAGACTAATCTCTCTAATGGCGTTGTTAATGGAAATTTTTTGCAGCATAAACCAGCTACTGAGATTGAGGAAGAAGATATAGGAAGGGGTGAGATCGGGCTGAAGGATAAAAATAATGACTACTTTGAAAAGCTTGGCTGCAATTCAGCTGATCAACTTCAATTAGTCAATCTCCATAAGAAAGTGCCAATTAGCCCTCAGGTGGAGAAAGCTCTAGGTACTTTAGATAAGATGATTAATGTTGTGAGAGAAGGTCGACTCGGATCCAGGGATTCTGTTCAACCTGTTCCTCGGGTAGAAGCAGGTGAAGCTAAATCGTCAACTATCAGAATAAATGCGGAAGGGACGTTTAAGGAGGGTATCACAATGCAACAAAGTGTTAGCACAACAGCCCACGTATCTACCAATGGCGTTGTCCCTAATGGTTTAAG GTCCATGGACCAAGATTTGCACGCACGAGGAGCAAATCCGGGAGTGACATTTACATCACCGGTTGAAAATCCACCAATCGGTAGCTGGTCAAGAAATGCGGTTTCAGCAGGAAACAGTCCAGTAGTAGATAGTTCAGTGAATCTAGAGGTAGATAGCATTCATGAGAATAACAAGAAAAATGGGCAGCCAAGGAAATGGAAACTCTGTTGCTTGCACATCGTCTCAGGAAGGATAGTCCTCTCGTGA
- the LOC141606473 gene encoding uncharacterized protein LOC141606473 isoform X2 gives MYREGPVGSPFHSLLVEGYIDAPLDVCLCVSWETALYPRWFPDMLIPTFKVVAAKSLQKVMVGEEISLVRVKLSWPMSSREAILHYFEFEYLEDGLVVVLINTISDVDNIHVETHGFTNDGIPEIENTVRIDLVGGFALQRVTESRSYFRTIANMDIKLDFVPPSLINFISRQVIGSGFRFYQKTVASVSKGDEAFAKVLSGPLYSRIREALSSSTETKNLEISNGKRKADLQDPSQEDHGEFLGTRRAGKSIDECEPSNNEYLGEECRATNVATHKKLLGDMFLVREETNLSNGVVNGNFLQHKPATEIEEEDIGRGEIGLKDKNNDYFEKLGCNSADQLQLVNLHKKVPISPQVEKALGTLDKMINVVREGRLGSRDSVQPVPRVEAGEAKSSTIRINAEGTFKEGITMQQSVSTTAHVSTNGVVPNGLRSMDQDLHARGANPGVTFTSPVENPPIGSWSRNAVSAGNSPVVDSSVNLEVDSIHENNKKNGQPRKWKLCCLHIVSGRIVLS, from the exons ATGTATCGAGAGGGGCCTGTAGGCTCTCCTTTTCATTCATTACTTGTGGAAGGTTATATAGATGCTCCTCTGGATGTTT GTTTATGTGTCTCCTGGGAAACAGCTCTCTATCCACGATG GTTTCCTGATATGCTTATTCCAACTTTCAAAGTCGTAGCAGCCAAAAGTTTGCAGAAGGTCATGGTCGGTGAAGAAATATCTTTAGTGAG GGTGAAGCTTTCCTGGCCCATGTCCAGTAGAGAGGCCATTTTGCACTATTTTGAGTTTGAGTACTTGGAAGATGGTCTCGTTGTTGTCCTCATAAATACG ATTTCAGATGTAGACAACATTCATGTGGAAACCCATGGCTTTACGAATGACGGAATACCTGAAATAGAGAATACTGTCCGGATAGATTTAGTGGGAGGTTTTGCCCTGCAGAGAGTGACAGAAAGCAGGAGCTACTTTAG GACAATAGCCAACATGGACATAAAACTTGATtttgttcctccatcacttattaattttatatCAAGGCAAGTAATAGGCAGTGGTTTCAGGTTTTACCAGAAG ACGGTTGCATCTGTATCTAAGGGAGATGAAGCTTTTGCCAAGGTATTGAGTGGGCCCCTCTATAGTCGTATACGTGAAGCTTTATCATCAAGCACTGAAACAAAGAACCTTGAAATCAGCAATGGAAAGCGAAAGGCAGATTTACAAGATCCGTCACAAGAGGACCATGGAGAGTTTCTTGGCACTAGACGTGCTGGAAAATCTATAGATGAGTGTGAACCAAGCAATAATGAGTATCTGGGAGAAGAATGCCGCGCAACAAATGTTGCAACACATAAGAAGCTTCTAGGGGACATGTTTTTGGTTAGAGAAGAGACTAATCTCTCTAATGGCGTTGTTAATGGAAATTTTTTGCAGCATAAACCAGCTACTGAGATTGAGGAAGAAGATATAGGAAGGGGTGAGATCGGGCTGAAGGATAAAAATAATGACTACTTTGAAAAGCTTGGCTGCAATTCAGCTGATCAACTTCAATTAGTCAATCTCCATAAGAAAGTGCCAATTAGCCCTCAGGTGGAGAAAGCTCTAGGTACTTTAGATAAGATGATTAATGTTGTGAGAGAAGGTCGACTCGGATCCAGGGATTCTGTTCAACCTGTTCCTCGGGTAGAAGCAGGTGAAGCTAAATCGTCAACTATCAGAATAAATGCGGAAGGGACGTTTAAGGAGGGTATCACAATGCAACAAAGTGTTAGCACAACAGCCCACGTATCTACCAATGGCGTTGTCCCTAATGGTTTAAG GTCCATGGACCAAGATTTGCACGCACGAGGAGCAAATCCGGGAGTGACATTTACATCACCGGTTGAAAATCCACCAATCGGTAGCTGGTCAAGAAATGCGGTTTCAGCAGGAAACAGTCCAGTAGTAGATAGTTCAGTGAATCTAGAGGTAGATAGCATTCATGAGAATAACAAGAAAAATGGGCAGCCAAGGAAATGGAAACTCTGTTGCTTGCACATCGTCTCAGGAAGGATAGTCCTCTCGTGA